A section of the Metabacillus endolithicus genome encodes:
- a CDS encoding glycoside hydrolase family 2 protein produces the protein MSIPRNDYPRPQFVRKEWVNLNGKWDFAFDDRNEGLKKKWYHSFPVEQQINVPFAFQTELSGINDKSFHDVVWYQRKLAVPEGWSNKEILLHFGAVDYRSWVYINGNLATFHEGGNTPFSVNITHLLNWDNEDTVTVRVEDPSKDVTIPRGKQYWHEKSESIFYTRTSGIWQTVWMEPIEKSSLSSIRWTPEIDRGDIELEFEIDGENVSNLSLSIDITFNGEKIISDQTNMLEIYNKRSYNIRNRFTDRSNIHGSGWYWSPENPNLFDVTLTLRKGEKIVDQVDSYFGMRKVSIENGIFMLNNMPYYQKLVLDQGYFPGGLLTAPSEDALKKDIELAKEMGFNGARKHQKVEDPRYLYWADKLGFLVWGEMANASEYSEEAARRLATEWFEVIKRDYNHPSIIVWLPLNESWGISRVAHAKQQQAHATSMYWNTKSVDQTRPVLSNDGWEHTISDICGIHNYRNEEELKQAYKDVESAISTTPANRVIYANGFSYNHEPILITEYGGIAYQVDNTEGWGYSSVRNEEDFVLEYKKHTEALMNSRIIQGFCYTQLTDVEQEINGLLTYDRVPKCDLKKIKEINDQK, from the coding sequence ATGTCTATACCGCGTAACGACTATCCAAGACCACAATTTGTCCGTAAAGAATGGGTGAATTTAAACGGAAAATGGGACTTTGCTTTTGATGACAGGAACGAGGGGCTAAAAAAGAAATGGTATCATTCTTTTCCTGTAGAACAACAGATTAATGTGCCTTTTGCTTTTCAAACAGAGCTAAGTGGAATTAACGATAAGAGCTTTCATGATGTAGTTTGGTATCAACGAAAGCTAGCAGTTCCTGAAGGTTGGAGTAATAAAGAAATCCTTCTTCATTTTGGTGCTGTTGATTATCGTTCATGGGTTTATATAAATGGCAATCTAGCAACCTTTCATGAAGGAGGCAATACTCCGTTTTCCGTTAATATTACTCATTTATTAAATTGGGATAATGAAGATACTGTTACGGTTCGTGTTGAAGATCCTTCAAAGGATGTCACAATTCCTAGGGGAAAACAATATTGGCATGAAAAATCAGAGTCGATTTTCTACACGAGAACTTCAGGGATTTGGCAAACGGTATGGATGGAGCCGATCGAGAAGTCCTCACTAAGCTCGATTCGCTGGACTCCTGAAATTGATCGCGGCGATATTGAACTTGAGTTTGAGATTGATGGAGAAAATGTAAGCAATCTCTCATTATCTATTGATATTACTTTTAATGGAGAAAAAATCATCTCTGATCAGACGAATATGCTAGAGATTTATAACAAAAGAAGCTATAACATCCGAAATCGTTTTACAGATAGAAGTAATATTCATGGCTCAGGATGGTATTGGTCACCTGAAAATCCAAATTTATTTGATGTCACCCTCACTTTAAGAAAAGGTGAAAAAATTGTAGATCAAGTAGACTCGTATTTTGGAATGAGAAAGGTATCTATTGAAAATGGCATTTTCATGCTGAATAATATGCCTTACTATCAAAAGCTTGTGTTAGATCAAGGTTACTTTCCAGGAGGTTTATTAACAGCACCTTCTGAAGATGCACTTAAAAAGGACATCGAGTTGGCGAAGGAAATGGGTTTTAATGGAGCGCGAAAGCATCAAAAAGTCGAGGATCCACGCTATCTATACTGGGCTGATAAACTAGGTTTCTTAGTGTGGGGAGAAATGGCCAACGCTTCCGAATATAGTGAAGAAGCGGCCCGCCGATTAGCAACAGAATGGTTTGAAGTGATTAAAAGAGACTATAATCATCCATCGATCATTGTCTGGCTTCCATTAAATGAAAGCTGGGGCATTTCTCGAGTGGCTCATGCTAAACAACAGCAAGCACATGCCACATCAATGTATTGGAACACAAAGTCTGTTGACCAAACAAGGCCAGTTCTTTCAAATGACGGCTGGGAGCACACAATCTCTGATATTTGTGGAATCCATAATTATAGGAATGAAGAAGAATTAAAGCAGGCCTATAAAGATGTTGAAAGTGCCATCTCAACAACTCCAGCAAACCGTGTGATTTATGCGAATGGATTTTCCTACAATCATGAACCAATTCTGATTACAGAGTACGGCGGGATTGCCTATCAAGTTGACAATACTGAAGGCTGGGGCTACTCATCCGTTAGAAATGAAGAAGATTTTGTTTTAGAGTACAAAAAACATACGGAGGCATTAATGAATAGCCGAATTATCCAGGGGTTTTGCTATACTCAATTAACAGATGTTGAGCAGGAGATTAATGGCTTGTTAACATACGATCGTGTCCCAAAATGTGATTTGAAAAAAATAAAAGAAATAAATGATCAGAAATAG
- a CDS encoding carbohydrate ABC transporter permease has translation MESKGFKTILVILAVIIALIFITPVFWMLSTSFKSDQEAFTAGIKWLPQVFTAENYQYIFANDGDTPVLKWMTNSLFVGIAGTLLVLFVDTLAAYGLARLDVPFKKTLTSIFIGSLTIPWVITFLPLYMEFRTFGLLDTYAVLILPYSANAFGVFLLYQYFRSFPKELEEAAYLDGANKWQVFLKVVLPSARPVIWTLAIFTFMTIYNDFLWPLVTTSSPEMRTITMGIAVMQQGSFVSSPAKLMALTSIATIPAVLLFIIGQRSFIKGVTQTGIK, from the coding sequence ATGGAGAGTAAAGGATTTAAGACAATTCTTGTGATTTTGGCGGTTATCATTGCCTTGATCTTTATTACACCTGTCTTTTGGATGTTATCTACTTCTTTCAAAAGTGATCAAGAAGCCTTTACAGCAGGGATAAAATGGTTGCCACAGGTTTTTACAGCAGAAAATTATCAATACATATTTGCCAATGATGGAGATACGCCGGTCTTGAAATGGATGACAAATTCGTTATTCGTTGGTATAGCAGGAACCCTACTCGTGTTATTTGTAGACACACTTGCAGCATATGGATTGGCTCGTTTAGATGTACCGTTTAAAAAGACGTTAACTAGTATTTTTATAGGTTCATTGACGATTCCTTGGGTGATCACATTTCTTCCATTATATATGGAATTTCGAACGTTCGGTCTTCTGGACACGTACGCCGTATTAATTTTACCTTACTCAGCCAATGCCTTTGGAGTTTTTCTTCTTTACCAATATTTTAGAAGTTTTCCAAAGGAATTGGAGGAAGCTGCCTATCTTGATGGAGCGAACAAATGGCAGGTGTTTTTGAAGGTGGTACTTCCTTCTGCTCGTCCTGTGATTTGGACTCTAGCAATCTTTACTTTTATGACGATTTACAATGATTTCTTATGGCCATTAGTGACAACAAGCTCTCCAGAGATGAGAACGATCACAATGGGAATAGCCGTTATGCAGCAAGGTAGCTTTGTATCGTCACCTGCAAAATTAATGGCTTTAACTTCGATTGCAACAATACCAGCTGTACTTTTATTTATTATTGGTCAGCGTTCATTTATTAAAGGTGTTACACAAACAGGGATAAAATAG
- a CDS encoding carbohydrate ABC transporter permease, with amino-acid sequence MYKNTMKSKITSSLFVLPYLVLFITFLFIPILYGAWMSFHEWDLLNPEHTFVGLENYMKIFDSSSYINNIFFEGLFNTFQFVIYSVPLLIIVGLGLALLITNLPRKLSGLFRTVYFIPYSVSVSVVAIIWLWLLDTNSGLINQYLMKLNLPIIPWLTDLPWAWISIVVATLWWTIGFNMVIFINALNEVSEDLYEASSLDGANRWQRFIHITLPSIKPTMVFVVITSTIASFNVYGQPYLMTRGGPGTETKVLLMNIVDEAFNQRQLGNAAAMSLMMALIMIVISVVQLKISDRKE; translated from the coding sequence ATGTATAAAAACACAATGAAATCAAAAATAACCTCAAGTTTATTTGTCCTTCCGTATCTAGTCCTTTTTATTACATTTCTTTTTATTCCAATTTTGTATGGAGCTTGGATGAGTTTTCATGAATGGGATTTATTAAATCCTGAGCATACATTTGTAGGATTAGAGAATTATATGAAAATTTTTGATTCCTCTTCCTATATTAACAACATCTTCTTTGAGGGACTTTTCAATACGTTTCAATTCGTGATTTATAGTGTGCCTTTGTTAATTATTGTTGGTCTTGGCTTGGCGCTTCTTATTACAAACTTACCGAGAAAACTCTCAGGGCTGTTTCGAACGGTTTATTTTATTCCATATTCAGTATCGGTTTCTGTTGTAGCGATTATTTGGTTATGGCTTTTAGATACGAACAGTGGACTGATTAACCAGTATCTGATGAAGCTTAATTTACCGATCATTCCATGGTTAACGGATCTTCCTTGGGCATGGATTTCCATTGTTGTAGCAACGCTTTGGTGGACGATCGGCTTTAACATGGTGATTTTTATTAATGCGTTAAATGAGGTTTCTGAGGATTTATATGAAGCCAGCTCTTTAGATGGTGCAAATCGATGGCAGAGATTTATTCATATTACGTTACCTAGTATCAAGCCAACTATGGTGTTCGTTGTGATCACATCTACGATCGCTTCATTTAATGTGTATGGTCAGCCTTACTTAATGACAAGAGGTGGCCCTGGTACGGAAACGAAAGTGCTGTTAATGAATATCGTTGATGAAGCCTTTAATCAAAGACAATTAGGAAATGCAGCAGCGATGTCATTGATGATGGCACTTATTATGATTGTGATTTCAGTCGTCCAATTAAAAATATCGGATCGAAAGGAGTAG
- a CDS encoding ABC transporter substrate-binding protein — MKKKKWLGIALSTFLTVGALAGCAGGNEDASSSSDGGGDSGATKITYWAPFSGADGPRMKTIVENYNESQTDYKVDLQIVPQDEYYKTVDLAFADQKNTPDVMIVHTDQLTNYAEKNLLKDLTDTIANTGVKAEDYSETAWQAGTVDDKQYSIPLDIHPLILYYNKDMFEAAGLDPENPPTNREEFVEASKKLTDKSKNQYGFVVPTLWPNQFIYPTVFFQNGGELMKDGKPNYNSPEGVEALTFLRDLVTKEKVSPENVQQDGEVTLFLQGKNAMQLNGPWMMEQWDKAGINYGVAPVPQLGTKQQAVYANGHNFVIPAAVEDEKVLEGVSDFLKFVAENTMEWAKSGQAPVSKAIYLESEEFQNMTQQPQVAKEFEYAKFAPRVANWGQLSEPLWAEVNLALLGKKDPQKALDDATEKASQILNK; from the coding sequence ATGAAAAAGAAAAAATGGTTAGGCATTGCGCTATCAACTTTCTTAACTGTTGGTGCTCTTGCTGGTTGTGCTGGGGGTAATGAAGATGCAAGCAGCAGCTCAGATGGTGGGGGAGATAGTGGAGCAACTAAGATTACATATTGGGCTCCTTTTTCTGGAGCAGATGGCCCGCGAATGAAGACAATTGTAGAAAATTATAATGAATCACAAACTGACTATAAAGTAGATTTACAGATTGTTCCACAAGATGAATACTATAAAACTGTTGATCTAGCATTTGCCGATCAAAAGAATACACCTGATGTGATGATTGTTCATACAGATCAGCTTACGAACTACGCAGAGAAAAATCTTTTAAAAGATCTAACAGATACGATTGCTAATACAGGTGTAAAAGCTGAAGATTATTCTGAAACAGCTTGGCAAGCAGGTACTGTTGATGATAAACAATATTCGATTCCACTTGATATTCATCCATTAATTCTTTATTACAACAAAGATATGTTTGAAGCGGCTGGCTTGGATCCTGAAAATCCACCAACAAATCGAGAAGAATTTGTAGAGGCATCTAAAAAGCTTACAGACAAATCGAAAAATCAATATGGATTTGTTGTTCCAACTTTATGGCCGAATCAGTTTATTTATCCAACTGTTTTCTTCCAAAATGGTGGAGAGTTAATGAAAGATGGTAAACCAAATTACAACAGTCCAGAAGGTGTTGAAGCTTTAACATTCCTAAGAGATTTAGTAACAAAAGAAAAAGTTTCTCCGGAAAATGTTCAACAAGACGGGGAAGTAACACTTTTCTTACAAGGCAAAAATGCGATGCAGTTAAATGGTCCTTGGATGATGGAGCAATGGGATAAAGCTGGTATCAACTACGGAGTAGCACCAGTGCCTCAATTAGGAACGAAGCAACAAGCAGTATATGCAAATGGACATAACTTTGTGATTCCTGCAGCAGTTGAAGATGAGAAAGTGTTAGAGGGAGTATCCGATTTCTTAAAATTCGTTGCAGAAAACACAATGGAGTGGGCGAAATCAGGTCAGGCTCCAGTGTCTAAAGCGATTTACTTAGAAAGTGAAGAATTCCAAAACATGACGCAACAGCCTCAAGTAGCTAAAGAATTTGAATATGCGAAGTTTGCTCCACGAGTAGCGAACTGGGGACAGCTTTCTGAACCATTATGGGCAGAAGTGAATCTAGCATTATTAGGGAAAAAAGATCCCCAAAAAGCATTAGATGATGCAACAGAAAAGGCTTCTCAAATTCTAAATAAATAA
- a CDS encoding phospholipase D-like domain-containing protein, which yields MVKAEKSIAEFSDGNVKAFPTEADLDQNIQPTTSDEELAVKAQILTEGKVQDHVVQAIKKAKKEDEIWIGMFYLADRDIITSIEEAAKRGVKINIVLDPNQNAFGQEKIGLPNLPIAAELQNFDYENIKIRWYATNKEQYHTKLIYIKSQQKSIVIGGSTNYTSRNLDDYNLEESIKIVAPTKSEFTKEVDRYFERIWSNEDGTYTVEYEKYQNSLTVFKYVMYIVQKVFQMTTY from the coding sequence ATGGTAAAAGCGGAAAAATCAATTGCTGAATTTTCAGATGGTAATGTAAAGGCATTTCCTACAGAGGCAGATTTAGATCAGAATATACAGCCTACAACTTCAGATGAAGAATTAGCAGTAAAGGCTCAGATTCTTACAGAAGGCAAGGTCCAGGATCATGTTGTTCAAGCCATTAAAAAGGCAAAAAAAGAAGATGAAATTTGGATCGGCATGTTTTACTTGGCAGATCGAGATATCATCACTAGCATAGAGGAGGCAGCTAAGCGTGGTGTGAAAATAAACATCGTTCTAGATCCTAACCAAAATGCCTTTGGACAAGAAAAAATTGGTTTACCGAATCTACCTATTGCTGCAGAGTTGCAGAATTTTGACTATGAAAATATTAAAATCCGTTGGTATGCCACGAATAAAGAGCAATATCACACGAAGCTCATCTACATAAAGAGCCAACAGAAATCGATCGTTATAGGAGGCTCGACTAATTATACCTCTCGTAATCTTGATGACTATAATTTAGAAGAAAGTATAAAAATCGTAGCGCCAACAAAAAGTGAATTTACAAAGGAAGTTGATCGTTATTTCGAGAGAATTTGGAGCAATGAAGATGGCACTTACACGGTGGAGTATGAAAAGTACCAGAACAGTCTAACTGTATTTAAATATGTGATGTACATTGTGCAAAAGGTTTTTCAAATGACAACTTATTAG
- a CDS encoding carbohydrate ABC transporter permease: MIAQNKAKTYGFILLGLVLSIFWFYPFYLVIVNSFKTKSEIFVNTLGFPTKATFENYPEAFAALEFIQSFFNSLVITTLSIVLICICTSMAAYALSRRKGKMSSAIYFIFAICMLIPFQSIMIPLISIFGAIDMLNRAGLMVMYLGLGSSLAVFLYFGALRGIPQALDEAAIIDGCNRFQVYRYIILPMLKPTTVTVIVLNAIWFWNDYLLPSLVINKDGMYTIPLKMFYFFGEYSKQWHLALAALVIAIIPIIVVYMFLQKYIIKGISDGAVK, translated from the coding sequence ATGATTGCACAAAACAAAGCTAAAACATATGGATTCATTTTGCTTGGGCTTGTCCTGTCGATCTTCTGGTTTTATCCATTTTACTTAGTCATTGTGAACTCGTTTAAAACAAAATCCGAGATTTTCGTCAACACTCTCGGATTTCCTACAAAAGCAACTTTTGAAAATTACCCAGAGGCCTTTGCTGCGTTAGAATTTATTCAAAGCTTTTTCAATTCACTTGTGATTACAACGTTAAGTATCGTTTTAATTTGTATTTGTACATCAATGGCTGCATATGCGCTATCACGTAGAAAAGGAAAGATGAGTTCAGCCATATACTTCATCTTTGCGATTTGTATGCTGATACCGTTCCAATCAATCATGATTCCGCTAATATCTATATTTGGTGCCATAGATATGTTAAATCGAGCAGGACTAATGGTCATGTATTTAGGATTAGGCTCGAGTCTCGCCGTCTTTTTATACTTTGGTGCACTAAGAGGAATACCACAAGCACTAGATGAAGCTGCCATTATCGATGGTTGTAATAGATTCCAAGTCTACCGTTATATCATTCTACCAATGCTAAAACCAACAACAGTCACAGTTATTGTGTTAAATGCCATCTGGTTTTGGAATGATTATCTATTACCATCTTTAGTTATCAACAAAGACGGAATGTACACCATTCCATTAAAAATGTTCTACTTCTTTGGCGAATACTCAAAACAATGGCATCTAGCCCTAGCCGCATTAGTCATTGCGATTATCCCGATTATTGTAGTCTATATGTTTCTGCAGAAATATATTATTAAAGGCATTTCGGATGGGGCGGTTAAGTAA
- a CDS encoding carbohydrate ABC transporter permease: MKMRNSTYWIFLAPCLLALAMVLILPFFQGVYYSFTEYNGFEVTEFVGLDNYIKLFQDDQFLYSLLFTGGFSVASVIGINIIGLLLALFVTQKMGKFNTVFRTIFFMPNLIGGIILGFIWQFIFLKAFEGIADLTGLDFFKGWLADTETGFWGLVILFIWQMSGYIMIIYISFLNNIPDELIEASTIDGANVWQRFWKIKFPLLAPAFTVSLFLSLSNAFKVYDQNMALTAGGPFSSTQMATMNIYDSAFKVQEMGYAQAKAIIFLLIITVISVIQLYMTRKRETDL, translated from the coding sequence ATGAAAATGAGGAATAGTACCTATTGGATCTTTTTGGCACCATGTTTATTGGCATTAGCAATGGTTTTAATTCTTCCCTTTTTCCAAGGTGTTTATTATTCGTTTACAGAATATAACGGATTTGAAGTAACTGAATTTGTCGGCTTGGACAATTATATTAAACTATTTCAAGATGACCAATTTCTTTATAGCCTCTTATTCACTGGTGGGTTTTCCGTTGCTTCTGTTATTGGAATCAATATCATAGGGTTACTTTTAGCTTTATTTGTTACACAAAAGATGGGGAAATTTAATACTGTTTTCCGAACAATCTTTTTTATGCCGAACTTAATTGGCGGTATTATTCTCGGTTTTATTTGGCAGTTTATTTTCCTAAAAGCATTTGAAGGAATCGCTGACTTAACTGGATTGGATTTCTTTAAAGGCTGGTTAGCGGATACGGAAACCGGTTTTTGGGGATTAGTGATTCTATTTATTTGGCAAATGAGTGGCTATATCATGATTATTTACATTTCGTTTTTAAATAATATCCCAGATGAATTAATTGAAGCCTCAACGATTGATGGGGCAAATGTTTGGCAAAGATTCTGGAAAATTAAGTTTCCGTTGTTGGCACCAGCATTTACGGTTAGTTTATTTTTATCATTATCAAATGCATTTAAAGTGTATGATCAAAACATGGCGCTAACAGCTGGGGGACCATTCAGTTCGACACAAATGGCAACGATGAATATTTACGACAGTGCCTTTAAAGTGCAAGAAATGGGCTATGCACAAGCAAAAGCGATTATCTTTTTACTGATTATTACTGTCATATCAGTCATTCAATTATATATGACAAGAAAAAGGGAGACTGACTTATGA
- a CDS encoding ABC transporter substrate-binding protein produces MKKNVIKGLGTALLLSGLLVGCSSNSSGGDGGGKVVVDVFNIKVETKDQLEAMIEKYESENENVDINLTTVGGGQDAASALQAKFSSNEEPAIFLLGGLSDAEKYQKYLLDVSDMESAKTAIDGTLQGSTIDGTPYGIPLNIEGFGWMINKEIFTSAGVDPASIASYDDFVKAVETIDSKKEELGLEAVFGFSGKEDWVTSQFSNHFTAPEFDNDLNVAYESTELTYKYGDRMKEYTDLINQYNVQPILSLDYSTSVEELFINDKVAIIHQGNWIVPSLDSIDPTFSQEKLGILPLYVSGDDEGFISAGPSWFWGINKEKDEEVVETSKDFIDWMYTSDYGKQQIVEEFKYIPAHDGYDIESITDPVSKEVYQMLLDEKARVWAHNQHPNGFGSTAFFPEYQKYLNGDISWDEFTATTSSKFTEMR; encoded by the coding sequence ATGAAAAAGAATGTGATTAAAGGATTAGGTACAGCTCTTTTATTATCTGGATTATTAGTTGGATGTTCGTCAAATAGCAGCGGTGGAGATGGCGGCGGAAAGGTTGTTGTTGATGTTTTTAACATTAAAGTAGAAACAAAAGACCAACTAGAAGCCATGATTGAAAAATATGAAAGTGAAAATGAAAACGTAGACATTAACTTAACAACAGTAGGCGGAGGACAGGATGCAGCATCAGCTCTACAAGCGAAATTCTCTTCAAATGAAGAGCCAGCGATCTTTTTATTAGGTGGATTATCAGATGCAGAAAAATATCAAAAATATCTTTTAGATGTGTCTGATATGGAATCCGCTAAAACGGCCATTGATGGAACGTTACAAGGCTCAACGATTGACGGGACTCCGTATGGTATACCGTTAAATATTGAGGGCTTTGGTTGGATGATTAATAAAGAAATATTTACATCTGCTGGAGTAGATCCTGCTTCTATTGCTAGTTATGATGATTTTGTTAAAGCGGTCGAGACAATTGATAGTAAAAAAGAAGAGCTTGGCTTAGAAGCTGTATTTGGCTTTAGTGGAAAAGAAGATTGGGTAACAAGTCAGTTTTCAAATCATTTTACAGCTCCTGAATTTGATAATGATTTAAATGTTGCTTATGAATCAACTGAACTTACTTACAAATACGGTGATCGTATGAAAGAGTATACAGATTTAATTAATCAATATAATGTTCAGCCTATCTTATCACTTGATTATAGTACGAGTGTAGAAGAGCTATTCATTAATGATAAAGTTGCCATCATTCACCAAGGAAACTGGATTGTTCCTTCACTAGATAGTATTGATCCAACGTTTTCACAAGAAAAACTAGGGATTTTACCGCTATATGTTTCGGGTGATGATGAAGGATTTATTAGTGCCGGACCTTCTTGGTTCTGGGGTATTAATAAAGAAAAAGATGAAGAAGTTGTAGAAACTTCAAAGGACTTTATTGACTGGATGTACACATCTGATTATGGAAAACAACAAATCGTAGAAGAGTTTAAATACATTCCGGCACATGATGGATATGATATCGAAAGTATTACTGACCCTGTATCGAAAGAAGTTTACCAAATGCTACTAGATGAGAAAGCAAGAGTTTGGGCACATAACCAACATCCAAACGGTTTCGGTTCAACAGCCTTTTTCCCAGAATATCAAAAATATTTAAATGGAGATATTTCATGGGATGAATTTACAGCAACAACAAGCTCTAAGTTTACAGAAATGCGCTAA
- the yicI gene encoding alpha-xylosidase, whose translation MKFTDGFWLTREGFEIQHPRNVRDLAIDEKMVTLYGPCKDIQRRGDTLNLPSLTIQLSSPLENVIKVKAWHHKGSKNKTPNFDVKEELVPLELQKDENGASFSSGNVSVNINYQPFKITFSQGDKVLTSIDPKGVAWITGPQKESYMRSQLNLGVGEYIYGLGERFTPFVKNGQTVDIWNEDGGTSSEQAYKNIPFYMSNQGYGVLVNHPENVSFEIGSEAVSKTQFSVEGESIEYYIIGGASTKDVLSNYTELTGKPALPPAWSYGLWLTTSFTTDYNEETVNHFIDGMAERDIPLSVFHFDCFWMKEFEWSNFEWDRDAFPEPEAMLQRLKDKGLQICVWINPYIAEKSKLFDEAAEKGYLLKKPNGDVWQWDLWQAGMGVVDFTNPAACDWYCSKLKALLDMGVDCFKTDFGERIPTNVVYHDGSDPHRMHNYYAYLYNKVVFDLLEQEKGKQEAVVFARSASVGGQKFPVHWGGDCNATYESMAESLRGGLSLALSGFGYWSHDIGGFENTATPDLFKRWTAFGLLSTHSRLHGSSSYRVPWLFDEEAVEVTKYFSKLKNRLMPYLYGASVENNKSGVPVLRPMVLEFPEDQNAHVLDRQYMLGSSLLVAPIMNEQGNGSCYLPQGKWTHYLTKEVVDGGVWIKENYDYLSLPLYIRENTILPIGQESNRPDYEFTDSVTFEIYQLQNGQSASAFVTDLNGNKKGEIQAVEQDNKIFIETSMEGLTYSILLTNYESISSVSAGEIETSSNGVKINLQGSQKLEIIL comes from the coding sequence ATGAAATTTACAGATGGTTTTTGGCTAACGAGGGAAGGGTTTGAGATCCAACATCCCCGTAATGTAAGAGATCTTGCAATAGATGAGAAAATGGTAACTTTATATGGACCGTGTAAAGATATTCAACGCAGAGGAGATACGTTAAATCTACCGTCACTTACGATTCAACTATCATCTCCACTTGAAAATGTGATAAAAGTGAAAGCCTGGCATCACAAAGGTAGTAAGAATAAAACACCAAACTTTGATGTGAAGGAAGAATTAGTACCGCTAGAGCTTCAGAAAGATGAAAATGGCGCCAGTTTTTCAAGTGGTAATGTAAGCGTAAACATAAACTATCAACCTTTTAAAATCACATTTTCTCAAGGTGATAAAGTGTTAACCTCAATTGACCCTAAGGGAGTTGCCTGGATTACTGGACCTCAAAAAGAGAGCTATATGCGTAGTCAGTTAAACCTTGGAGTTGGGGAGTATATTTATGGACTTGGTGAACGTTTTACTCCGTTTGTGAAAAATGGTCAAACTGTTGACATTTGGAATGAAGATGGCGGAACAAGCTCAGAACAAGCATACAAAAATATCCCGTTTTACATGAGTAATCAAGGATATGGGGTGTTAGTAAATCATCCCGAAAATGTAAGCTTTGAGATTGGATCAGAAGCGGTTTCGAAAACACAGTTTAGCGTAGAAGGCGAAAGTATTGAGTATTACATTATCGGTGGAGCTTCTACTAAAGATGTATTAAGTAACTATACAGAATTAACTGGAAAGCCGGCCCTGCCACCAGCTTGGTCTTATGGATTATGGCTAACAACATCCTTTACAACCGATTATAACGAAGAAACGGTAAACCATTTTATTGATGGAATGGCTGAACGTGATATTCCACTAAGTGTTTTCCATTTTGATTGTTTTTGGATGAAAGAATTTGAGTGGAGTAATTTCGAATGGGATCGGGATGCATTTCCGGAACCTGAAGCAATGTTACAAAGATTAAAAGATAAAGGCTTGCAAATTTGTGTTTGGATTAATCCTTACATTGCCGAAAAATCCAAGCTTTTTGATGAAGCAGCTGAAAAAGGATATTTATTGAAAAAACCAAACGGAGATGTTTGGCAGTGGGATTTATGGCAGGCAGGCATGGGTGTGGTTGATTTTACAAATCCAGCTGCATGTGACTGGTACTGCTCAAAATTAAAAGCACTCCTTGATATGGGTGTTGACTGCTTTAAAACAGATTTTGGTGAGAGAATTCCAACGAATGTTGTGTATCATGATGGCTCAGATCCACATCGTATGCATAATTATTACGCTTATCTTTACAATAAAGTTGTTTTTGATTTATTAGAGCAAGAAAAAGGGAAGCAAGAGGCCGTTGTTTTTGCAAGATCTGCCTCAGTGGGTGGTCAAAAGTTCCCGGTACACTGGGGTGGCGATTGTAACGCAACATATGAATCAATGGCCGAAAGCTTACGTGGAGGGTTATCACTAGCATTATCAGGATTTGGATATTGGAGTCATGATATTGGTGGTTTTGAAAATACCGCGACACCTGATTTATTTAAGCGCTGGACGGCTTTCGGATTATTATCAACACATAGTCGTTTGCATGGTAGCTCATCGTACCGGGTACCGTGGTTATTTGATGAAGAAGCGGTTGAGGTTACGAAGTATTTTTCAAAACTTAAAAATCGTTTAATGCCTTACTTATATGGTGCATCTGTTGAAAACAACAAATCAGGAGTACCTGTTTTACGACCAATGGTATTGGAGTTCCCTGAGGATCAGAATGCCCACGTACTTGATCGACAGTATATGTTGGGAAGCAGCCTGTTGGTAGCTCCAATTATGAATGAACAAGGCAATGGCTCTTGTTACTTACCACAAGGTAAATGGACACATTACTTAACAAAAGAAGTAGTGGATGGTGGGGTTTGGATAAAAGAAAACTATGATTATCTGAGTCTACCATTATATATAAGAGAAAATACAATCTTACCAATTGGTCAGGAAAGCAATCGTCCGGACTATGAGTTTACTGATTCTGTAACTTTTGAAATTTATCAGCTACAAAATGGTCAGAGTGCTTCTGCATTTGTTACAGACTTAAATGGCAACAAAAAGGGTGAGATACAAGCTGTAGAACAGGATAACAAAATTTTCATTGAAACAAGCATGGAAGGCCTTACGTATTCAATTCTCCTTACAAACTATGAATCTATTTCTTCTGTTTCAGCTGGAGAAATTGAAACAAGTTCCAATGGCGTGAAAATCAATCTTCAAGGATCACAAAAGCTAGAAATTATTCTGTAG